In Vicinamibacteria bacterium, the following proteins share a genomic window:
- a CDS encoding gluconate 2-dehydrogenase subunit 3 family protein, translating into MAEIGRRGLLKMLGVVPVAAALPVARAEVPPAAPRAREAKARAGAFPPKFFTTREYATVRVLADAVIPRDERSGSASDALVPEFMDFIMIDPMANDRERERRQTAMRGGLAWLDAECGRRFAKAFLECSEGERAQVLDDIAWPEKARPEMSHGVKFFNDFRDLTASGFWSSRMGVEDLQYQGNTVVVDWTGCPPEVLKRLGLSPATKP; encoded by the coding sequence ATGGCCGAGATCGGACGCCGGGGACTGCTGAAGATGCTGGGGGTCGTACCCGTGGCCGCCGCCCTGCCCGTGGCTCGGGCGGAGGTCCCGCCCGCCGCTCCCCGCGCCCGGGAGGCGAAGGCCCGAGCGGGCGCTTTCCCGCCAAAATTCTTCACCACCCGCGAATACGCCACCGTGCGGGTGCTCGCGGACGCCGTGATCCCCCGCGACGAGCGCTCGGGAAGCGCCTCCGACGCCTTGGTGCCCGAGTTCATGGACTTCATCATGATCGATCCCATGGCCAACGACCGTGAGCGCGAGCGGCGGCAGACCGCGATGCGGGGCGGCCTGGCCTGGCTGGACGCGGAGTGCGGGCGGCGCTTCGCCAAGGCCTTCCTCGAGTGCAGCGAGGGGGAGCGGGCGCAGGTGCTGGACGATATCGCCTGGCCAGAGAAGGCCCGCCCGGAGATGAGCCACGGCGTGAAATTCTTCAACGACTTCCGCGACCTCACCGCTTCCGGCTTCTGGAGCAGCCGCATGGGGGTCGAGGACCTCCAGTACCAGGGCAACACGGTCGTCGTGGACTGGACGGGGTGCCCCCCGGAAGTGCTCAAGAGGCTCGGACTCTCGCCCGCAACCAAGCCCTGA
- a CDS encoding Gfo/Idh/MocA family oxidoreductase, producing MPEVNVALIGYAFMGRAHSNAYRQVGPFLNPRLKPRLKVLCGRNARAVGEAARRLGWEETATDWRQVVNRKDIHLVDVSTPGDSHAEIAIAAARAGKAVLCEKPLANTLKDAKAMLAAVRKAGVVHMVCHNYRRVPAVQLAQKLIEQGQLGEIRHFRATYLQDWIVDPSFPLVWRLRKERAGSGALGDLASHAVDLARFLVGEITEVAAALRTFIKERPLPENPKRRGRVSVDDAAAAVVHFAGGALGTIEASRMAPGRRNYNRFEVNGSLGSVVFDLERLNELQVFLRSDAGAIQGFHDVIVTDSAHHPYIKAWWPPGHLIGYEHTFTHTVYDLLEAIADARVPRPSFEDGVINQTVLEAMEKAARMRRWVTV from the coding sequence ATGCCAGAGGTGAACGTCGCCCTCATCGGCTACGCCTTCATGGGGCGGGCCCACAGCAACGCCTATCGCCAGGTCGGTCCTTTCCTCAACCCCCGGCTCAAGCCGCGGCTCAAGGTCCTGTGCGGCCGGAACGCCCGGGCGGTGGGGGAGGCGGCCCGTCGGCTGGGCTGGGAGGAGACCGCTACCGACTGGCGCCAGGTGGTGAACCGCAAGGACATCCACCTCGTTGACGTGAGCACGCCTGGAGACAGTCACGCCGAGATCGCGATCGCGGCCGCGCGCGCGGGAAAAGCCGTCTTGTGCGAGAAGCCTCTGGCCAACACCCTCAAGGACGCCAAGGCCATGCTGGCGGCGGTTCGAAAGGCTGGCGTCGTCCACATGGTGTGCCACAACTACCGCCGCGTCCCCGCCGTGCAGCTCGCCCAAAAGCTCATCGAGCAGGGCCAGCTCGGCGAGATCCGCCATTTCCGCGCTACCTATCTCCAAGACTGGATCGTCGATCCCTCATTTCCCCTCGTCTGGCGCTTGCGCAAGGAGCGGGCGGGCTCGGGGGCTCTGGGTGACCTCGCATCGCATGCCGTGGATCTCGCCCGCTTTCTGGTCGGGGAGATCACGGAGGTGGCGGCGGCCCTGCGCACCTTCATCAAGGAGCGCCCGTTGCCCGAGAACCCCAAGAGGCGAGGGCGGGTCAGCGTCGACGATGCCGCGGCCGCGGTGGTCCACTTCGCGGGGGGTGCTCTGGGGACCATCGAGGCCAGCCGTATGGCGCCCGGCCGCCGTAACTACAACCGGTTCGAGGTCAACGGAAGCCTAGGCAGCGTGGTCTTCGATCTTGAGCGCCTGAACGAGTTGCAGGTCTTCCTGCGCTCCGACGCGGGCGCCATCCAGGGCTTCCACGACGTGATCGTCACCGACTCCGCGCACCACCCGTACATCAAGGCCTGGTGGCCGCCCGGCCACCTCATCGGCTACGAGCACACCTTCACCCACACCGTCTACGACTTGCTGGAGGCGATCGCGGACGCGAGAGTACCCCGCCCCAGCTTCGAGGACGGCGTGATCAACCAAACGGTGCTCGAAGCCATGGAGAAGGCCGCGCGGATGCGGCGCTGGGTGACCGTTTAG
- a CDS encoding DUF1080 domain-containing protein, which translates to MSFTASAHRASFILALSAVVAAAEQGPPRQWEIHDPKRPLPAVVDPGTPGTPELPGRPPSDAIVLFDGKDLSRWRSEKEGPAGWKVENGYTEVVKGVGGIVTEQAFGDCQVHVEWATPASVAGDGQGRGNSGVFLMGRYEIQVLDSYENPTYADGQAAAVYGQTPPLVNASRRPGQWQSYDIVFEGPRFAVTGALRRPARVTVFHNGVVVQHATELTGPTAHKARPPYGPHPDRLPLMLQEHGNPVRYRNIWLRELPEERP; encoded by the coding sequence ATGAGCTTCACCGCGAGTGCCCACCGCGCCTCTTTCATTCTGGCCCTGAGTGCTGTCGTCGCCGCGGCGGAACAGGGCCCGCCGCGACAGTGGGAGATTCACGACCCGAAGCGGCCCCTGCCCGCGGTGGTCGATCCGGGAACACCCGGGACGCCCGAACTTCCTGGGCGACCGCCTTCCGATGCCATCGTGCTCTTCGACGGGAAGGACCTCTCCCGGTGGCGTTCGGAAAAGGAAGGTCCCGCAGGCTGGAAGGTTGAGAACGGTTACACGGAAGTGGTCAAGGGCGTGGGGGGCATCGTGACCGAGCAGGCGTTCGGGGATTGCCAGGTCCACGTGGAATGGGCGACGCCCGCTTCGGTGGCGGGCGATGGCCAAGGGCGGGGGAACAGCGGGGTCTTCCTGATGGGGCGGTACGAAATCCAGGTTCTCGATTCGTATGAGAACCCCACCTACGCGGACGGTCAAGCGGCCGCCGTCTACGGGCAGACCCCGCCGCTCGTGAACGCTTCCCGTCGGCCCGGCCAGTGGCAGAGCTACGACATCGTTTTCGAGGGCCCACGCTTCGCGGTCACCGGCGCGCTGCGCCGCCCAGCGCGGGTCACGGTGTTCCACAACGGTGTGGTCGTGCAGCACGCCACCGAGCTCACGGGGCCCACGGCGCACAAGGCGCGGCCGCCGTACGGGCCCCATCCAGACAGGCTCCCGCTCATGCTCCAGGAGCACGGCAACCCCGTCCGCTACCGCAACATCTGGCTCCGAGAATTGCCGGAGGAGAGGCCGTAG
- a CDS encoding sugar phosphate isomerase/epimerase — protein MTKVTRRAFSAGLAGASAGLFLPRARAEAGKIPPSVFGGIKVGVQSYTFRAFGLDRMIGAMRSVGISSLELWQGHLDPAKASDADFDAARQKLDSAGITVSAYCVNFSPDSTDEQLERGFQGAKRLGTKVMTASVRKSLVPRLDQWCRKHEVYLGLHNHWFGDPWFKGDRKQEFEGPDDFAEALAGRSRFLAINLDVGHFYAAGHDPVAYLREHHDRIVSLHIKDRDRDPAHSYRRFGEGATPLREIARVLKEVHFRYGANLEYEIEESDPTEGVRHALQYFRRALEEKT, from the coding sequence ATGACTAAAGTCACGCGTCGTGCGTTCTCGGCCGGGTTGGCGGGGGCCTCAGCCGGCCTCTTCTTGCCCCGAGCCCGCGCGGAGGCGGGCAAGATCCCGCCGTCGGTGTTCGGGGGCATAAAGGTCGGGGTCCAAAGCTACACCTTCCGCGCTTTCGGGCTGGACCGCATGATCGGGGCCATGAGATCCGTGGGTATCAGCAGCCTCGAGCTGTGGCAGGGGCACCTCGACCCGGCCAAGGCCAGCGACGCCGACTTCGACGCTGCCCGCCAGAAGCTCGATTCGGCGGGGATCACCGTGAGCGCCTATTGCGTGAACTTCTCCCCCGACTCCACCGATGAGCAACTCGAGCGGGGCTTCCAGGGGGCGAAGCGGCTGGGCACGAAGGTGATGACGGCTTCCGTGCGCAAGAGCCTCGTGCCGCGCCTGGACCAGTGGTGCCGCAAGCACGAGGTCTACCTGGGTCTTCACAACCACTGGTTTGGCGACCCTTGGTTCAAGGGGGACCGCAAGCAGGAGTTCGAAGGCCCCGATGACTTCGCGGAAGCGCTGGCCGGGCGCTCCCGCTTCCTGGCCATCAACCTGGACGTGGGGCACTTCTACGCGGCGGGGCACGACCCCGTGGCTTACCTCCGGGAGCACCATGACCGCATCGTGAGCCTCCACATCAAGGATCGGGATCGGGACCCCGCGCACAGCTACCGTCGCTTCGGGGAGGGCGCCACGCCCCTGCGGGAGATCGCACGGGTCCTGAAGGAAGTCCACTTCCGCTATGGCGCCAATCTCGAGTACGAGATCGAGGAGAGCGACCCGACGGAGGGTGTCCGGCACGCCCTGCAGTACTTCCGGCGGGCCCTGGAGGAGAAGACCTAG
- a CDS encoding TIM barrel protein produces MSVSAFRPLFMRIGVLTAALQELTPRAIRDPDPDRAIEDWLAFARELGVDDIQLSAALHPTEADVPAEALLDPVANTLDLRAPFDRGRAGRVHAALQSYRVGLSDLAYFDNMLHDDPAIRRKKHAFMGRVFEAASLLGVSAVCGFVGRNQTLSMDQNLEDFRESFVPLLREAKARGLVYRVEQCPMPGWTTGDNFHNNIAYTPGTWIALHRICERAGVGDQFRIHYDPSHAILMGQDTRSLFQYLRDEGYPFLIGGFHVKGQVIDARGVAGWGYGGQTVERGDWKDGRPSEKPADQALAWRKQTVFCEHELPGTARHDPLAYLQNRTVDWLDHQLAARELLALDIPRTHLVVEHEYPKARIQDKERLLPILAGSIAFTRKIDEAAACMYALQREVLPGQGIPVQGRGREAYRS; encoded by the coding sequence ATGTCCGTCTCTGCGTTCCGACCCCTATTCATGCGGATCGGCGTCCTCACCGCCGCCCTGCAGGAGCTGACCCCGCGGGCTATTCGCGACCCTGACCCCGATCGAGCCATCGAGGACTGGCTAGCCTTTGCCCGCGAACTGGGCGTGGACGATATCCAGCTTTCCGCCGCCCTGCATCCGACGGAGGCGGACGTCCCGGCCGAGGCCTTGCTGGACCCGGTGGCCAACACCCTTGACCTCCGGGCGCCCTTCGATCGGGGCCGAGCGGGACGCGTGCACGCGGCCCTCCAGTCTTACCGGGTGGGACTCTCCGACCTCGCCTACTTCGATAACATGCTCCACGACGACCCGGCCATCCGAAGAAAGAAGCACGCCTTCATGGGGCGGGTGTTCGAAGCGGCAAGCCTGCTTGGGGTGTCGGCAGTCTGCGGGTTCGTGGGACGGAACCAGACCCTGAGCATGGACCAGAACCTCGAGGACTTCCGGGAGAGCTTCGTGCCCCTGCTCAGGGAGGCGAAGGCTAGAGGGCTCGTCTACCGCGTCGAACAGTGCCCGATGCCGGGCTGGACTACGGGGGACAACTTCCACAACAACATCGCCTACACCCCCGGAACCTGGATTGCCCTCCACCGGATCTGCGAAAGGGCGGGGGTGGGGGATCAGTTCCGAATCCACTACGACCCCTCCCACGCCATCCTGATGGGGCAGGACACCCGCTCGCTCTTTCAGTACCTCCGGGACGAGGGCTATCCCTTCTTGATCGGCGGCTTCCACGTCAAAGGCCAGGTCATCGACGCCCGCGGCGTGGCCGGCTGGGGTTACGGCGGGCAGACGGTGGAGCGCGGGGACTGGAAGGACGGGCGGCCTTCCGAGAAGCCGGCGGACCAAGCCCTGGCCTGGCGAAAGCAGACGGTGTTCTGCGAGCACGAGCTTCCGGGCACTGCGCGCCACGACCCGCTGGCCTACCTTCAGAACCGAACCGTGGACTGGCTGGACCATCAGCTCGCCGCCCGCGAGCTGCTCGCGCTGGACATCCCCAGGACCCACCTGGTGGTGGAGCACGAATACCCGAAGGCCCGCATCCAGGACAAGGAGCGGCTGCTCCCGATCCTGGCCGGGTCCATCGCGTTCACGCGCAAGATCGACGAGGCGGCCGCCTGCATGTACGCCCTCCAACGCGAGGTTCTGCCCGGCCAGGGCATCCCCGTTCAAGGTCGGGGCCGAGAGGCTTACCGGAGCTAG
- a CDS encoding diguanylate cyclase, producing MRVRFQTKVLLLVLAGVGLPVSLMGWYLLHANGEVLAEKVREALSNQVFRSSSQLDDWMQQRLHEVSRWSASFVVFESVEALTRPAVEANKARRDLAAYLESVLGHYRNYESLFVIDPRGRVLASTRQERWEDWGQALLDRGGLERGGVVSPIHQSAFEGRPTMLVVHTIQGRSDSAIGYFVERVDLRELESLLGPTDTDPPYSFWLLDERGRVMMRAGKVPDAPGEQVFPGTLPPEGQETGPAASVFMPGTGTVIYAVRRLSGPTRGFVAATVSASAAYRLLNEARTRLLIIVLPLVGLVLLTSFLVARNLLRPVLKLSEAAKGISAGDLEVSLPVRGNDEMADLTRAFNEMTLRVRESQRTLESLAITDGLTGLYNRRHFEDTVDKDLRLCERDARTSSLLLLDLDHFKEYNDHWGHTQGDTELKRVAAAVKDSIRATDMAFRYGGEELAVLLHSCPKGQAVQVAEKIRQAVRAPAVKPGALEGRTTTISIGVSTFPEDAHGVRELVDAADGALYAAKDQGRDRVMLAKAIPPAPTSPAEARRDAKKEGTPVRPS from the coding sequence TTGCGGGTCCGCTTCCAGACCAAGGTCTTGCTCCTCGTGCTGGCCGGGGTCGGTTTGCCCGTGTCGCTGATGGGCTGGTACCTGCTCCACGCCAACGGGGAAGTGCTGGCGGAGAAAGTGCGCGAGGCGCTCTCCAACCAGGTCTTCCGCAGCAGCAGCCAGCTTGATGACTGGATGCAGCAACGCCTGCACGAGGTCTCACGGTGGTCGGCGTCGTTTGTTGTCTTCGAGAGTGTGGAAGCGCTCACCCGGCCCGCGGTAGAGGCGAACAAAGCGCGCCGAGATCTCGCCGCTTACCTAGAGTCCGTGCTGGGGCACTACCGGAACTACGAGTCCCTGTTCGTCATCGACCCCCGGGGAAGGGTCCTGGCCTCCACCCGCCAGGAGCGTTGGGAGGACTGGGGCCAGGCCCTGCTCGATCGCGGGGGCCTGGAGCGCGGGGGCGTGGTGAGTCCAATTCATCAATCTGCCTTCGAAGGCCGGCCCACGATGCTGGTGGTGCACACGATCCAGGGCCGGTCCGATAGCGCCATTGGCTATTTCGTGGAGCGGGTGGATCTGCGGGAGCTGGAGTCGCTCTTGGGGCCCACCGACACCGACCCGCCATACTCCTTCTGGCTGCTGGACGAGCGGGGTCGGGTGATGATGCGTGCGGGTAAGGTGCCCGATGCCCCCGGCGAGCAAGTGTTTCCGGGGACGCTGCCCCCGGAGGGCCAGGAGACGGGCCCTGCGGCCAGCGTCTTCATGCCCGGCACAGGCACGGTGATCTACGCCGTGCGCCGCCTGAGCGGACCCACCCGCGGCTTCGTGGCCGCCACCGTGTCCGCCAGCGCGGCCTACCGCCTCCTGAACGAGGCCCGCACTCGGCTTCTCATCATCGTCCTGCCCCTGGTTGGCCTGGTGCTTCTGACCAGCTTCCTGGTGGCGCGCAATCTTCTCCGGCCGGTCTTAAAGCTGTCCGAGGCGGCCAAGGGAATCAGCGCCGGCGATCTCGAGGTCTCGCTCCCCGTGCGTGGGAACGACGAGATGGCCGATCTCACCCGCGCCTTCAATGAGATGACCCTGCGCGTGCGAGAAAGCCAGAGGACGCTGGAGTCGTTGGCCATCACCGACGGCCTCACCGGGCTCTACAACCGCCGCCACTTCGAGGACACCGTGGACAAGGACCTGCGCCTCTGCGAGCGCGACGCACGCACGTCCAGCTTGCTCCTGCTCGATCTCGATCACTTCAAGGAATACAACGACCACTGGGGCCACACCCAGGGCGACACCGAGCTCAAGCGAGTGGCGGCCGCGGTCAAAGACTCGATCCGCGCCACCGACATGGCCTTTCGCTACGGGGGAGAAGAGCTGGCCGTGCTGCTCCACTCCTGCCCCAAGGGCCAGGCGGTGCAAGTGGCGGAGAAGATCCGCCAAGCGGTGCGCGCGCCCGCGGTGAAGCCGGGGGCCCTCGAGGGACGCACCACCACCATCTCCATCGGGGTGTCTACTTTTCCGGAGGATGCCCACGGCGTGCGGGAGCTCGTGGACGCGGCCGACGGCGCGCTATACGCGGCGAAGGACCAGGGCCGAGACCGCGTCATGCTGGCTAAGGCGATTCCCCCCGCCCCCACATCACCCGCAGAGGCACGACGAGACGCCAAGAAGGAAGGGACGCCCGTCCGCCCGTCCTAG
- a CDS encoding 2-oxoacid:ferredoxin oxidoreductase subunit beta translates to MTTTVELTLKSLEGAVDPDWCPGCGDFGVLKSLKEAIVELGIPAHKVLVVSGIGCSSNLPGFIHAYGVHSLHGRSLPVATGAALANHDLHVVAVGGDGDGYGIGMAHFIHAMRRNLNLTYIVMDNEIYGLTTGQASPTTAEGHKTKSTPRGNAEKPVQPLALAIATGATYVARGFSGEQKHLTKLTAAAIAHRGFSLIDVFSPCVTFNKVNTYPWFKERVYKLDDEKGYDPTDQAAALQKSMEFGSRIPIGCLYQGDRPTYEDSEPILKKGPLVGQPLGLGRDTFRELLAETM, encoded by the coding sequence ATGACCACCACCGTCGAATTGACCCTCAAGAGCCTGGAGGGAGCGGTCGATCCCGATTGGTGTCCCGGGTGCGGCGACTTCGGGGTGCTCAAGTCGCTCAAGGAGGCCATCGTCGAGCTGGGCATACCGGCCCACAAGGTGCTCGTGGTCTCCGGCATCGGCTGCTCCTCGAACCTGCCCGGCTTCATACACGCCTACGGCGTGCACAGCCTGCACGGGCGCTCCCTGCCCGTGGCCACGGGGGCGGCATTGGCCAACCACGACCTGCACGTCGTGGCCGTGGGGGGAGACGGCGACGGGTACGGGATCGGGATGGCGCACTTCATCCACGCCATGCGGCGGAACTTGAACCTGACCTACATCGTCATGGACAACGAGATCTACGGTCTCACCACCGGCCAGGCCTCCCCCACCACCGCGGAGGGCCACAAGACCAAGAGCACTCCCCGTGGCAACGCGGAGAAGCCCGTCCAACCCCTGGCCCTGGCCATCGCCACCGGCGCCACCTACGTGGCCCGCGGCTTCTCCGGAGAGCAGAAGCACCTCACGAAGCTCACCGCGGCCGCCATCGCGCATCGGGGCTTCTCCTTGATCGACGTGTTCAGTCCCTGCGTCACCTTCAACAAGGTCAACACCTACCCCTGGTTCAAGGAGCGGGTCTACAAGCTCGACGATGAGAAGGGCTACGATCCGACCGACCAGGCGGCGGCCTTGCAGAAGTCGATGGAGTTTGGCTCCCGGATCCCCATCGGGTGCCTCTATCAAGGGGACCGGCCCACTTACGAGGACAGCGAGCCGATCCTGAAGAAGGGTCCTCTGGTCGGGCAGCCCTTGGGCTTGGGCCGCGACACCTTTAGGGAGCTCTTGGCAGAGACGATGTAA
- a CDS encoding 2-oxoacid:acceptor oxidoreductase subunit alpha has product MTTEIVVGIAGAAGDGLDRTGDTLARTAARLGLHLFTYNSYQSLIRGGHTWLRLRLSEEKVDNHGDHLNVLIALNQDSIERHAGEVEAGGAIIFNSARFKCDPALVRKGVALVPLPVPELTARLGKLLPVMQNTAALGALLHLIGFELEATAKILSETFGRKEKEIIDQNMGVLRAGYEYAAGKVPPLSYRWNFTRKSRPVVTGNLMTALGAVAAGCKFYSAYPMSPASFILHWLAAHSEKCGVLVKQAEDELAVINLAIGAGHAGVRAMCATSGGGFALMSEAIGMAGMIETPVVIVNVQRGGPSTGLPTKTEQGDLNQALGASQGDFPRVIIAPRDAADSFHTAVEAFNLAETFQLPVILISDLLLGEHRSTVDPEAISSEVPIERGEWVTELSPEDSVNGGYKRYLLTPSGVSPRARPGLAGLIHVSGTDDHDESGILISDEHTNAAIRRKMHEKRMRKMAGVRARLKPPVLEGPAQAEVTLIGWGSTWSVIREAAAQLTRDGIATNQLHFKYMHPFHDSEATAILKACKRTIVVENNFSGQFARHLRAETGFTVDHVLTRYDGEPFEPAYIARLVKNFIAGTPVDLTVQEHEAREMAYHYVRIHMHDRARPARLAQAARGRYGEAVWEVELVNSADGNLEGMLVIGMDTGSIHGFHSMASSQPQAG; this is encoded by the coding sequence ATGACGACGGAGATCGTGGTCGGAATCGCAGGTGCTGCCGGCGATGGTCTCGACCGGACGGGCGATACCCTCGCCCGCACCGCCGCGCGGCTGGGGTTGCACCTCTTCACCTACAACAGCTATCAGTCGCTGATCCGGGGCGGACACACTTGGCTGCGTCTCCGGCTCTCGGAGGAGAAGGTCGACAACCACGGCGACCATTTGAACGTGCTGATCGCCCTCAACCAGGACAGCATCGAACGCCATGCCGGCGAAGTGGAAGCCGGGGGGGCGATCATCTTCAACAGCGCGAGGTTCAAGTGCGATCCCGCCCTCGTACGGAAAGGGGTCGCCCTCGTACCCTTGCCCGTGCCCGAGCTGACCGCGCGCCTGGGTAAACTCCTGCCCGTCATGCAGAACACGGCGGCTTTGGGTGCGCTCTTGCACCTGATCGGCTTCGAGCTGGAAGCGACGGCCAAGATCCTTTCCGAGACCTTCGGGCGCAAGGAGAAGGAGATCATCGACCAGAACATGGGCGTGCTGCGGGCCGGCTACGAATACGCGGCGGGTAAGGTTCCCCCCCTGAGCTACCGCTGGAACTTCACGCGCAAGAGTCGGCCGGTGGTAACCGGCAACCTCATGACCGCCCTGGGGGCGGTGGCCGCGGGCTGCAAGTTCTATTCTGCCTACCCCATGAGCCCGGCCTCGTTCATCCTCCACTGGCTCGCTGCCCACAGCGAGAAGTGCGGGGTGCTCGTCAAGCAGGCGGAAGACGAGCTGGCGGTCATCAATCTCGCCATCGGGGCCGGCCACGCGGGGGTCCGCGCCATGTGCGCCACCTCCGGGGGAGGCTTCGCCCTCATGAGCGAGGCGATCGGAATGGCGGGCATGATCGAGACCCCGGTCGTCATCGTCAACGTTCAGCGCGGGGGCCCGTCCACCGGTCTTCCCACCAAGACCGAGCAAGGCGACCTGAACCAGGCCCTGGGCGCTTCGCAGGGCGACTTCCCGCGCGTGATCATCGCGCCGCGGGACGCGGCCGACAGCTTCCATACCGCGGTCGAGGCCTTCAACCTCGCGGAGACCTTCCAGCTGCCCGTCATCCTCATCTCCGACCTCCTCCTGGGGGAGCACCGCTCCACGGTCGACCCGGAGGCAATCTCGAGCGAGGTTCCGATCGAGCGGGGCGAGTGGGTCACCGAGCTCAGCCCCGAGGACTCGGTGAATGGAGGTTACAAGCGCTACCTACTCACCCCCTCGGGAGTGTCGCCGCGAGCCCGGCCCGGCCTCGCGGGGCTGATCCACGTTTCCGGCACGGATGACCACGACGAGAGCGGGATCCTCATCAGCGACGAGCACACGAATGCCGCCATCCGCCGGAAGATGCACGAGAAGCGGATGCGGAAGATGGCGGGCGTGCGGGCCCGGCTCAAGCCTCCCGTCCTGGAGGGCCCCGCCCAGGCCGAAGTCACGCTGATCGGGTGGGGCTCCACGTGGAGCGTCATCCGGGAGGCGGCCGCTCAGCTCACCCGGGATGGCATCGCGACCAACCAGCTCCACTTCAAGTACATGCACCCCTTCCATGACAGCGAGGCCACGGCCATCCTCAAGGCCTGCAAGCGGACGATCGTGGTCGAGAACAACTTCAGCGGCCAGTTCGCCCGCCATCTGCGGGCGGAGACCGGTTTCACCGTTGATCACGTTCTCACGCGGTACGACGGCGAGCCCTTTGAGCCGGCCTACATCGCCCGCTTGGTCAAGAACTTCATCGCGGGCACGCCCGTAGACCTCACAGTTCAGGAGCACGAGGCGAGGGAAATGGCTTACCACTACGTACGCATCCACATGCACGACCGGGCTCGGCCCGCCCGTCTCGCACAGGCTGCCCGCGGACGATACGGCGAAGCCGTTTGGGAGGTGGAGCTCGTGAATAGCGCCGACGGCAACCTCGAAGGGATGCTCGTCATCGGCATGGACACGGGCTCCATTCATGGCTTTCATTCCATGGCGTCGAGCCAACCGCAGGCAGGGTAA
- a CDS encoding HAD family acid phosphatase has translation MRGPTKTMPRCPRTIVRGVSTITWAALAILATGGCSSGSRIAPVPNLFDAQRQIETYISSGRYESDCVAVADRAQAYLEARARQVSKPAVVFDIDETSLSNWPAYRANGWGRVTSGGCDLDTGPCGLRAWQAMGKSQAIRPTLELARRARSLGVAVFFISGRPPQLREATERNLREQGYEWDGLILFPEGAHFTSAVDFKAPERRRLAEQGYTILFTIGDQESDLTGGYAERTFKLPNPVYFLP, from the coding sequence ATGCGGGGCCCGACCAAGACGATGCCCCGCTGCCCCCGCACGATTGTCCGTGGCGTCTCGACCATCACCTGGGCCGCCCTTGCGATACTCGCGACAGGGGGTTGCTCCAGCGGCTCGAGGATCGCGCCCGTCCCCAACCTCTTCGACGCCCAGAGGCAGATCGAGACCTACATCTCCTCAGGCCGGTACGAGTCGGACTGTGTGGCGGTCGCGGATAGGGCCCAAGCCTACCTCGAGGCGCGTGCCCGCCAAGTCTCGAAGCCGGCCGTCGTGTTTGATATCGACGAGACATCCCTCTCCAACTGGCCCGCATACCGAGCCAACGGCTGGGGACGCGTCACGTCGGGTGGGTGCGACCTCGACACGGGCCCTTGCGGCTTGCGGGCCTGGCAGGCGATGGGGAAATCGCAGGCCATTCGGCCCACCCTCGAACTGGCCCGCCGGGCACGATCCTTGGGGGTAGCCGTCTTCTTCATCAGCGGACGCCCGCCCCAGCTCCGAGAGGCCACGGAGCGCAACCTCAGGGAGCAGGGCTATGAGTGGGACGGGCTGATCCTGTTCCCTGAGGGGGCTCACTTCACGAGCGCGGTGGATTTCAAGGCCCCGGAAAGGCGCCGCCTGGCCGAGCAGGGCTACACCATCCTCTTCACCATCGGCGACCAGGAGAGCGATCTCACAGGCGGCTACGCGGAGCGCACCTTTAAACTTCCCAACCCCGTCTACTTCTTGCCTTAG
- a CDS encoding plastocyanin/azurin family copper-binding protein produces MNRIALGVLLVVGSLGAVMCGGSSPSMISAPSGVTTSGAPAIVVTIVSENGSMSFSPNPVTLHVGAAIAWKNSDTIIHQIVQDSGGQGGSGDYGGGGSGGSGFSTDQVTPGATTSSITFRTPGVITYHCAIHPSMTGRITATN; encoded by the coding sequence ATGAATCGAATCGCTCTCGGAGTTCTTCTTGTCGTCGGAAGCCTCGGCGCCGTGATGTGTGGCGGGAGTTCGCCGTCCATGATCTCCGCCCCCTCTGGCGTCACTACGAGTGGGGCTCCAGCCATTGTGGTGACGATCGTTAGCGAGAATGGCTCGATGTCCTTTTCACCGAACCCAGTGACGCTGCACGTGGGCGCGGCGATCGCGTGGAAGAACAGCGACACGATCATCCATCAGATCGTCCAGGATAGCGGCGGTCAAGGGGGCAGTGGGGACTACGGCGGTGGGGGTTCGGGTGGGTCAGGTTTCAGCACGGATCAAGTGACGCCCGGGGCCACGACGTCCTCGATCACCTTCAGGACTCCAGGGGTGATCACCTATCATTGCGCCATCCATCCCAGCATGACGGGACGCATCACGGCCACCAACTGA